A part of Strix aluco isolate bStrAlu1 chromosome 21, bStrAlu1.hap1, whole genome shotgun sequence genomic DNA contains:
- the GRIN2C gene encoding LOW QUALITY PROTEIN: glutamate receptor ionotropic, NMDA 2C (The sequence of the model RefSeq protein was modified relative to this genomic sequence to represent the inferred CDS: inserted 1 base in 1 codon; deleted 4 bases in 3 codons): MSPSAAVCTPPALLGLGGXGVVVRAVSFFGGFSLLGKEEGGEGGGGGLAPCPPQRWGRPRVQGEAGRGGLPVTTSPPPPPFPSPPLPPGAGGQPRSCGEAGGHTSCPSTAPVPPPAPPAPQPPAAAGSSRPSRPGSPSGPGAGRGGGGGGDGCRGPAATETPAATGPPPVHTRSAPSFLRSRPCLQPPLQSRRRRLQGRAGTDGGRWTPPPAAAGADPAPGGCPGGGEGWGEPSPRWDAQPRRSRGACRHRAAAVPDVVVDMGRAPVHALLLSMVLGCSAAFTDLLLPGPEEPVVNVAVVFGGTSYPLHIRSRLSPQSFLDMPLEIHPITVIVNNTNPSTLLTQICNILASHKIHGIVFEDNVGTEAVAQILDFISSQTQVPVISISGGSAVVLTPKEPGSAFLQLGVSIEQQIQVLFKVLEEYDWGSFAVITSLYPGYNIFLDVIRSFTDASYFGWELQEVLTFEMSQEQSSSRMQRLLRQIDAQVLIVYCSREEAEYLFTMAEQAGLVGPGYVWIVPSLAVGNMEVPPASFPVGLISVVTESWKLSLRQKVRDGVAIIAMGAASFFQAHGYLPEVGRDCQAPTGATTANTSFYRHLLNVTWEHRDFSFNEGGYLVRPTMVVISLNQHRLWEMVGKWEKGIIHMKYPVWPRYGSFLQPVADNRHLTVATLEERPFVIVENTDPSTGVCVRNTVPCRKQTNSSQSGDGLADPYTKLCCKGFCIDILKKLAKVVKFSYDLYLVTNGKHGKIVRGVWNGMIGEVYYKRADMAIGSLTINEERSEIVDFSVPFVETGISVMVARSNGTVSPSAFLEPYSPAVWVMMFVMCLTVVAVTVFVFEYFSPVGYNQNLTSGKRPGGPSFTIGKSVWLLWALVFNNSVPIENPKGTTSKIMVLIWAFFAVIFLASYTANLAAFMIQEQYIDTVSGLSDRKFQKPQEQYPPFRFGTVPNGSTERNIRSNYPDMHTHMVKYNQRSVEDALTSLKMGKLDAFIYDAAVLNYMAGKDEGCKLVTIGSGKVFATTGYGIALQKDSRWKRAIDLALLQFLGDGETQKLETVWLSGICQNEKNEVMSSKLDIDNMAGVFYMLLVAMGLSLLVFAWEHLVYWKLRHSVPKSHKLDFLLAISRGIYSCFSGVQTLASPGRAPTPDVTASSAQANVLKMLQAAKEMVTTASVGGSLEQATRTIEDWSSHSERLQTTFSLRTPQLVVQNSTGAHRAPSSGLAPPEKLGRAYAPKGAPLGLPLPQPIPVDSRLPGEEKWRGANEHVPRLLHPLKFRGGCVGDEALPGFPHLLVKTSLGRDFGEQVLVGNHVGAPLPPPTSPRDLPPPDIYREHKRPAGRGDRLQNTPLLQGDGGHRGSGTLPRLLSAAEKRREAGSPFLPPSCSRGAFPKATRTCRARGEPAWPEAAVMEREKPSWRASSAKALGERGEKRRPGGLQRCGAAHPPARTDVPDLFPEAEAGYSCGPRCPQPTGRLAPRSPVARLPSYREACRQHLRATATVPACMPYACMNSYTNLPLHLGHLSQGSLPPREHPGVPVGCGRGAGRWHIGCRDCGRRGEPALMRVVGMERKDPPVAHEVTSPCAGGSWRRVSSLESEV; encoded by the exons ATGAGTCCGAGCGCAGCGGTTTGCACCCCTCCGGCTCTTCTGgggttggggg ggggggttgTTGTAAGGGCTGTGTCATTTTTCGGTGGGTTTTCgctcctggggaaggaggaggggggcgaAGGAGGTGGTGGGGGTCTTGCCCCCTGCCCTCCGCAGCGCTGGGGTCGGCCCCGGGTGCAAGGGGAGGCGGGCAGGGGAGGGCTGCCCGtcaccacctccccccccccgcctcccttcccctcccctcccctc cctcccggggcTGGCGGCCAGCCGCGAAGTTGCGGCGAGGCGGGAGGACACACGTCCTGTCCTTCCACCGCCCCCGTGCCTCCCCCCGCGCCTccagccccgcagccc cccgccgccgccggctcctcCCGGCCGTCCCGCCCGGGCAGCCCCTCCGGTCccggtgcggggcgggggggg ggggggggcggagatgGCTGCCGGGGCCCGGCGGCCACCGAGACACCTGCTGCCACCGGGCCCCCCCCCGTGCACACCCGCTCCGCTCCCTCCTTCCTCCGCTCCCGTCCCTGCCTCCAGCCGCCGCTgcagagccgccgccgccgcctccaagGACGAGCCGGGACCGACGGCGGCCGCTGGACCCCCCCGCCAGCCGCGGCGGGGGCCGATCCTgcccccgggggctgccccggaggaggagagggctggggagAGCCGAGCCCCCGGTGGGACGCGCAGCCCCGCCGGAGCCGCGGGGCATGTAGGCACCGAGCAGCGGCGGTCCC GGACGTGGTGGTGGACATGGGCAGAGCGCCGGTGCACGCTCTGCTACTGTCGATGGTGCTGGGCTGCTCGGCTGCCTTCACGGACCTGCTGCTGCCGGGCCCCGAGGAGCCAGTGGTCAACGTGGCTGTGGTGTTTGGGGGCACATCCTACCCCCTGCACATCCGCTCCCGCCTGAGTCCCCAGAGCTTCCTGGACATGCCCCTGGAGATCCACCCCATCACCGTCATCGTCAACAACACCAACCCCAGCACCCTCCTCACCCAGATCTGCAACATCCTCGCCAGCCACAAGATCCACGGTATCGTCTTCGAGGACAACGTTGGCACGGAGGCCGTGGCCCAGATCCTTGACTTCATCTCCTCCCAGACCCAGGTCCCTGTCATCAGCATCAGCGGGGGGTCTGCCGTGGTCCTGACCCCAAAG GAGCCCGGCTCAGCTTTTCTGCAGTTGGGTGTCTCCATCGAGCAGCAAATCCAGGTGCTCTTCAAGGTGCTGGAGGAATACGACTGGGGCTCCTTTGCCGTCATCACCAGCCTCTACCCGGGCTACAACATCTTCCTGGATGTCATCCGCTCCTTCACTGACGCCAGCTACTttggctgggagctgcaggaggtgctCACCTTTGAGATGAGCCAGGAGCAAAGCAGCTCCAGGATGCAGCGGCTTTTGCGGCAGATCGATGCACAGGTCCTCATCGTCTACTGTTCACGAGAGGAGGCTGAGTACCTCTTCACCATGGCGGAGCAAGCTGGCCTCGTGGGGCCGGGCTACGTCTGGATCGTGCCCAGCCTGGCAGTGGGCAACATGGAGGTGCCACCTGCCTCCTTCCCCGTCGGCCTCATCAGCGTGGTGACGGAGAGCTGGAAGTTGAGCCTGCGGCAGAAGGTGCGGGATGGGGTGGCCATCATTGCCATGGGGGCGGCCAGCTTCTTCCAGGCCCACGGCTACCTCCCGGAGGTGGGACGGGACTGCCAGGCCCCCACTGGAGCCACCACCGCCAACACCAGCTTCTACCG GCACCTCCTCAATGTGACGTGGGAGCACAGGGACTTCTCCTTCAATGAAGGTGGCTACCTGGTTAGGCCCACCATGGTGGTGATCTCGCTCAACCAGCACCGGCTCTGGGAGATG GTGGGCAAGTGGGAGAAAGGCATCATCCACATGAAGTACCCGGTGTGGCCCCGCTACGGCTCCTTCCTGCAGCCTGTGGCCGATAACCGCCACCTGACGGTGGCCACACTGGAGGAGAGACCCTTTGTCATTGTGGAGAACACGGACCCCAGCACCGGGGTCTGCGTGCGCAACACCGTGCCCTGTCGCAAGCAAACCAACTCCTCCCAGAG TGGTGATGGCCTCGCAGATCCCTACACCAAGCTGTGCTGCAAGGGCTTCTGCATTGACATCCTGAAGAAGCTGGCCAAGGTGGTGAAGTTCTCCTATGACCTCTACCTCGTGACCAACGGCAAACACGGCAAGATTGTCCGTGGGGTCTGGAACGGCATGATTGGTGAG GTGTACTACAAGCGCGCGGACATGGCCATCGGCTCCCTCACCATCAACGAGGAGCGCTCTGAGATTGTGGACTTCTCCGTGCCCTTCGTGGAGACGGGCATCAGCGTCATGGTGGCCAGGAGCAACGGCACTGTCTCCCCGTCTGCCTTCCTGG AGCCTTACAGCCCAGCCGTGTGGGTCATGATGTTTGTGATGTGCCTCACCGTGGTGGCCGTCACTGTCTTCGTGTTTGAGTATTTCAGCCCCGTTGGCTACAACCAGAACCTCACCAGTGGCAAGA ggCCGGGAGGTCCCTCCTTCACCATCGGCAAGTCGGTGTGGCTGCTGTGGGCTCTGGTCTTTAACAACTCGGTGCCCATTGAGAACCCCAAGGGCACCACCAGCAAGATCATGGTGCTCATCTGGGCCTTCTTCGCCGTCATCTTCCTCGCCAGCTACACCGCCAACCTAGCCGCCTTCATGATCCAGGAGCAGTACATCGACACCGTGTCGGGGCTGAGCGACAGGAAG TTTCAGAAGCCACAGGAGCAGTACCCCCCCTTCCGCTTCGGCACCGTCCCCAATGGCAGCACCGAGAGGAACATCCGCAGCAACTACCCTGACATGCACACTCACATGGTGAAGTACAACCAGCGCTCCGTGGAGGACGCCCTCACCAGCCTCAAAATGGG GAAGCTGGATGCCTTCATCTACGATGCAGCGGTGCTCAACTACATGGCAGGCAAGGATGAGGGCTGCAAGCTGGTGACCATTGGCAGTGGGAAGGTGTTTGCCACCACAGGCTACGGCATCGCCCTGCAGAAGGACTCGCGTTGGAAGCGGGCCATCGACCTGGCCCTGCTCCAGTTCCTGGGAGATG GTGAGACCCAGAAGCTGGAGACAGTTTGGCTGTCAGGGATCTGCCAGAATGAGAAGAACGAGGTGATGAGCAGCAAACTGGACATCGACAACATGGCTGGGGTTTTCTACATGCTGCTGGTGGCCATGGGGCTGAGCCTGCTGGTCTTCGCCTGGGAGCACCTCGTCTACTGGAAGCTGCGTCACTCTGTCCCCAAGTCCCACAAGCTTGACTTCCTCCTGGCCATCAGCAGG GGCATCTACAGCTGCTTCAGCGGGGTGCAGACCCTGGCGAGCCCCGGGCGGGCACCCACACCCGATGTCACTGCCAGCTCGGCCCAGGCCAACGTGCTGAAGATGCTGCAGGCGGCCAAGGAGATGGTGACAACGGCCAGTGTGGGCGGCTCGCTGGAACAGGCCACCCGCACCATCGAGGACTGGAGCAGCCACAGCGAGCGCCTCCAGACCACCTTCTCCCTGAGGACACCCCAGCTCGTGGTACAGAACAGCACCGGTGCCCACCGGGCCCCCTCCTCTGGCCTGGCCCCCCCTGAGAAGCTGGGGAGAGCCTACGCTCCCAAGGGTGCTCCTCTGGGGCTACCGCTGCCCCAGCCCATCCCCGTGGACTCCCGGCTGCCTGGGGAGGAAAAGTGGAGAGGGGCGAACGAGCATGTCCCCCGCCTCCTCCACCCCCTGAAGTTTCGGGGTGGTTGTGTGGGGGATGAAGCCCTCCCAGGTTTCCCCCACCTCCTGGTGAAGACCTCCCTGGGGAGGGATTTTGGGGAGCAGGTGCTGGTAGGGAATCATGTTGGGGCTCCCCTTCcgccccccacatcccccagggACCTCCCGCCACCGGACATCTACAGGGAGCACaagcggccggcggggcggggggaccgGCTGCAAAACACCCCCCTGCTCCAGGGGGACGGGGGACACAGGGGCTCGGGGACGCTGCCCCGGCTGCTCTCGGCGGCGGAGAAGAGGCGGGAGGCGGGCAGCCCCTTCCTGCCTCCATCCTGCTCTCGCGGAGCCTTCCCCAAAGCCACCAGGACTTGTAGAGCCAGGGGCGAGCCAGCCTGGCCCGAGGCTGCGGTGATGGAGCGGGAGAAGCCGAGCTGGCGGGCGAGCTCGGCCAAGGCTCTCGGGGAGCGGGGTGAGAAGCGGCgtcctggggggctgcagcgCTGCGGTGCTGCCCACCCACCTGCCCGCACCGATGTGCCCGACCTCTTCCCCGAAGCTGAGGCTGGCTACAGCTGCGgtccccgctgcccccagcccactGGCCGGCTGGCACCACGCTCGCCCGTGGCCAGGCTGCCGTCCTACCGCGAGGCTTGCCGGCAACACCTCCGTGCCACCGCCACCGTGCCGGCGTGCATGCCGTACGCCTGCATGAACTCCTACACCAACCTACCCCTCCACCTGGGGCACCTGTCACAGGGGTCCCTGCCACCTCgggagcaccctggggtgccGGTGGGctgtggcaggggggctgggCGCTGGCATATTGGCTGCAGAGACTGTGGGAGGCGCGGGGAGCCGGCCTTGATGCGGGTGgtggggatggagaggaaggaCCCTCCGGTGGCCCATGAGGTGACGAGTCCCTGCGCCGGCGGGTCTTGGCGGCGGGTCTCCAGCCTGGAGTCGGAGGTGTGA
- the FDXR gene encoding NADPH:adrenodoxin oxidoreductase, mitochondrial isoform X3, whose amino-acid sequence MGPGGACWRGGGVPRGLKRWLSSSAPAPRVCVVGSGPAGFYTAQHILKHHGGARVDIFEKLPVPFGLVRFGVAPDHPEVKSYGAEDNRVLGIPGENLSGVYSARAFVGWYNGLPENRDLKPDLSCETALILGHGNVALDIARILLSPLHLLRKTDITDGSLAALACSKVKRVWLVGRRGPLQVAFTIKELREMINLPGARPVLNPADFTGLENAIKDAPRPRKRLTELMIKTALEKPGVKPMEAQAAAPREWGLKFQRSPQEVLPTADGRRARGIRLALTRLEGWGDSAKAIPTGDVEEVECGLVLSSIGYRILPLDPAVPFDTQRGVIPNSSGRVEGVPGLYCSGWVKRGPTGVIITTMNDSFDTAHSVLEDLQGGVLDMSTSREGFGAVESILRSRGVRPVSFSDWEKIDAAEVARGKAAGKPREKIVDPQEMLQLIGH is encoded by the exons atGGGACCGGGCGGCGCGTGCTGGAGGGGCGGTGGCGTCCCGCGCG GTCTCAAGCGGTGGCTGTCCTCGTCTGCCCCGGCTCCTCGTGTCTGCGTGGTGGGCAGCGGGCCCGCGGGGTTTTACACGGCTCAGCACATCCTCAAG CACCACGGCGGGGCCCGAGTGGACATCTTTGAGAAGCTGCCTGTTCCCTTCGGGCTCGTCCGTTTTGGGGTGGCCCCAGACCACCCCGAAGTGAAG AGTTATGGTGCTGAAGACAACCGGGTCCTGGGGATCCCAGGGGAGAATCTCTCCGGTGTTTATTCGGCCCGAGCGTTCGTGGGCTGGTACAATGGGCTGCCCGAGAACCGGGAT CTGAAGCCTGACCTGAGCTGTGAGACGGCGCTGATTCTGGGTCACGGCAACGTGGCGCTGGATATTGCTCGGATCCTCCTCTCCCCGCTGCATCTCCTCAGG AAGACAGACATCACCGACGGCTCCCTGGCAGCTCTCGCCTGCAGCAAGGTGAAGCGTGTCTGGCTGGTTGGGAGGAGGGGACCTCTCCAAGTTGCTTTCACTATCAAG GAGCTGCGGGAGATGATAAACCTGCCTGGTGCCAGACCTGTCCTGAACCCTGCTGACTTCACAGGCCTTGAAAATGCTATTAAAG ATGCTCCCAGGCCCAGGAAGCGACTGACTGAGCTGATGATCAAAACGGCCCTGGAGAAGCCTGGGGTGAAGCCGATGGAGGCGCAGGCGGCAGCTCCCCGGGAGTGGGGGCTGAAGTTCCAGCGCAGCCCCCAGGAGGTGCTGCCCACCGCTGACGGGAGGCGGGCGAGGGGCATCCGCCTGGCTCTGACCCGCCTGGAG GGCTGGGGTGACTCTGCCAAAGCCATCCCCACTGGAGATGTGGAGGAGGTGGAGTGCGGGCTGGTGCTCAGCAGCATTGGCTACCGGATCCTGCCCCTGGACCCAGCGGTACCCTTCGACACCCAGCGCGGCGTTATCCCCAACAGCTCGGGCAGGGTGGAGGGCGTCCCAG GTCTGTACTGCAGCGGGTGGGTGAAGAGAGGACCCACGGGCGTGATCATCACCACCATGAACGACAGCTTTGACACTGCCCACTCTGTGCTGGAGGATCtccaggggggtgtgctggacaTGTCCACCTCCAGAGAAGGCTTTGGGGCGGTGGAGAGCATCCTGCGCAGCCGAG GGGTCCGTCCTGTTTCCTTCTCGGACTGGGAGAAGATAGATGCTGCTGAAGTGGCAAGAGGCAAAGCTGCTGGCAAACCCCGGGAGAAGATAGTGGATCCTcaggagatgctgcagctgaTCGGTCACTAA
- the FDXR gene encoding NADPH:adrenodoxin oxidoreductase, mitochondrial isoform X1, whose amino-acid sequence MGPGGACWRGGGVPRGLKRWLSSSAPAPRVCVVGSGPAGFYTAQHILKHHGGARVDIFEKLPVPFGLVRFGVAPDHPEVKNVINAFTQTARSERCAYYGNVSVGRDVTVAELRQAYHAVVLSYGAEDNRVLGIPGENLSGVYSARAFVGWYNGLPENRDLKPDLSCETALILGHGNVALDIARILLSPLHLLRKTDITDGSLAALACSKVKRVWLVGRRGPLQVAFTIKELREMINLPGARPVLNPADFTGLENAIKDAPRPRKRLTELMIKTALEKPGVKPMEAQAAAPREWGLKFQRSPQEVLPTADGRRARGIRLALTRLEGWGDSAKAIPTGDVEEVECGLVLSSIGYRILPLDPAVPFDTQRGVIPNSSGRVEGVPGLYCSGWVKRGPTGVIITTMNDSFDTAHSVLEDLQGGVLDMSTSREGFGAVESILRSRGVRPVSFSDWEKIDAAEVARGKAAGKPREKIVDPQEMLQLIGH is encoded by the exons atGGGACCGGGCGGCGCGTGCTGGAGGGGCGGTGGCGTCCCGCGCG GTCTCAAGCGGTGGCTGTCCTCGTCTGCCCCGGCTCCTCGTGTCTGCGTGGTGGGCAGCGGGCCCGCGGGGTTTTACACGGCTCAGCACATCCTCAAG CACCACGGCGGGGCCCGAGTGGACATCTTTGAGAAGCTGCCTGTTCCCTTCGGGCTCGTCCGTTTTGGGGTGGCCCCAGACCACCCCGAAGTGAAG AACGTGATCAACGCCTTCACGCAGACGGCGCGCTCGGAGCGCTGCGCCTACTACGGAAACGTCAGCGTGGGGAGGGACGTCACGGTGGCGGAGCTGCGGCAGGCTTACCACGCCGTGGTGCTG AGTTATGGTGCTGAAGACAACCGGGTCCTGGGGATCCCAGGGGAGAATCTCTCCGGTGTTTATTCGGCCCGAGCGTTCGTGGGCTGGTACAATGGGCTGCCCGAGAACCGGGAT CTGAAGCCTGACCTGAGCTGTGAGACGGCGCTGATTCTGGGTCACGGCAACGTGGCGCTGGATATTGCTCGGATCCTCCTCTCCCCGCTGCATCTCCTCAGG AAGACAGACATCACCGACGGCTCCCTGGCAGCTCTCGCCTGCAGCAAGGTGAAGCGTGTCTGGCTGGTTGGGAGGAGGGGACCTCTCCAAGTTGCTTTCACTATCAAG GAGCTGCGGGAGATGATAAACCTGCCTGGTGCCAGACCTGTCCTGAACCCTGCTGACTTCACAGGCCTTGAAAATGCTATTAAAG ATGCTCCCAGGCCCAGGAAGCGACTGACTGAGCTGATGATCAAAACGGCCCTGGAGAAGCCTGGGGTGAAGCCGATGGAGGCGCAGGCGGCAGCTCCCCGGGAGTGGGGGCTGAAGTTCCAGCGCAGCCCCCAGGAGGTGCTGCCCACCGCTGACGGGAGGCGGGCGAGGGGCATCCGCCTGGCTCTGACCCGCCTGGAG GGCTGGGGTGACTCTGCCAAAGCCATCCCCACTGGAGATGTGGAGGAGGTGGAGTGCGGGCTGGTGCTCAGCAGCATTGGCTACCGGATCCTGCCCCTGGACCCAGCGGTACCCTTCGACACCCAGCGCGGCGTTATCCCCAACAGCTCGGGCAGGGTGGAGGGCGTCCCAG GTCTGTACTGCAGCGGGTGGGTGAAGAGAGGACCCACGGGCGTGATCATCACCACCATGAACGACAGCTTTGACACTGCCCACTCTGTGCTGGAGGATCtccaggggggtgtgctggacaTGTCCACCTCCAGAGAAGGCTTTGGGGCGGTGGAGAGCATCCTGCGCAGCCGAG GGGTCCGTCCTGTTTCCTTCTCGGACTGGGAGAAGATAGATGCTGCTGAAGTGGCAAGAGGCAAAGCTGCTGGCAAACCCCGGGAGAAGATAGTGGATCCTcaggagatgctgcagctgaTCGGTCACTAA
- the FDXR gene encoding NADPH:adrenodoxin oxidoreductase, mitochondrial isoform X2 translates to MAGAGGRVPLGLKRWLSSSAPAPRVCVVGSGPAGFYTAQHILKHHGGARVDIFEKLPVPFGLVRFGVAPDHPEVKNVINAFTQTARSERCAYYGNVSVGRDVTVAELRQAYHAVVLSYGAEDNRVLGIPGENLSGVYSARAFVGWYNGLPENRDLKPDLSCETALILGHGNVALDIARILLSPLHLLRKTDITDGSLAALACSKVKRVWLVGRRGPLQVAFTIKELREMINLPGARPVLNPADFTGLENAIKDAPRPRKRLTELMIKTALEKPGVKPMEAQAAAPREWGLKFQRSPQEVLPTADGRRARGIRLALTRLEGWGDSAKAIPTGDVEEVECGLVLSSIGYRILPLDPAVPFDTQRGVIPNSSGRVEGVPGLYCSGWVKRGPTGVIITTMNDSFDTAHSVLEDLQGGVLDMSTSREGFGAVESILRSRGVRPVSFSDWEKIDAAEVARGKAAGKPREKIVDPQEMLQLIGH, encoded by the exons ATGGCTGGCGCGGGGGGACGAGTCCCTCTGG GTCTCAAGCGGTGGCTGTCCTCGTCTGCCCCGGCTCCTCGTGTCTGCGTGGTGGGCAGCGGGCCCGCGGGGTTTTACACGGCTCAGCACATCCTCAAG CACCACGGCGGGGCCCGAGTGGACATCTTTGAGAAGCTGCCTGTTCCCTTCGGGCTCGTCCGTTTTGGGGTGGCCCCAGACCACCCCGAAGTGAAG AACGTGATCAACGCCTTCACGCAGACGGCGCGCTCGGAGCGCTGCGCCTACTACGGAAACGTCAGCGTGGGGAGGGACGTCACGGTGGCGGAGCTGCGGCAGGCTTACCACGCCGTGGTGCTG AGTTATGGTGCTGAAGACAACCGGGTCCTGGGGATCCCAGGGGAGAATCTCTCCGGTGTTTATTCGGCCCGAGCGTTCGTGGGCTGGTACAATGGGCTGCCCGAGAACCGGGAT CTGAAGCCTGACCTGAGCTGTGAGACGGCGCTGATTCTGGGTCACGGCAACGTGGCGCTGGATATTGCTCGGATCCTCCTCTCCCCGCTGCATCTCCTCAGG AAGACAGACATCACCGACGGCTCCCTGGCAGCTCTCGCCTGCAGCAAGGTGAAGCGTGTCTGGCTGGTTGGGAGGAGGGGACCTCTCCAAGTTGCTTTCACTATCAAG GAGCTGCGGGAGATGATAAACCTGCCTGGTGCCAGACCTGTCCTGAACCCTGCTGACTTCACAGGCCTTGAAAATGCTATTAAAG ATGCTCCCAGGCCCAGGAAGCGACTGACTGAGCTGATGATCAAAACGGCCCTGGAGAAGCCTGGGGTGAAGCCGATGGAGGCGCAGGCGGCAGCTCCCCGGGAGTGGGGGCTGAAGTTCCAGCGCAGCCCCCAGGAGGTGCTGCCCACCGCTGACGGGAGGCGGGCGAGGGGCATCCGCCTGGCTCTGACCCGCCTGGAG GGCTGGGGTGACTCTGCCAAAGCCATCCCCACTGGAGATGTGGAGGAGGTGGAGTGCGGGCTGGTGCTCAGCAGCATTGGCTACCGGATCCTGCCCCTGGACCCAGCGGTACCCTTCGACACCCAGCGCGGCGTTATCCCCAACAGCTCGGGCAGGGTGGAGGGCGTCCCAG GTCTGTACTGCAGCGGGTGGGTGAAGAGAGGACCCACGGGCGTGATCATCACCACCATGAACGACAGCTTTGACACTGCCCACTCTGTGCTGGAGGATCtccaggggggtgtgctggacaTGTCCACCTCCAGAGAAGGCTTTGGGGCGGTGGAGAGCATCCTGCGCAGCCGAG GGGTCCGTCCTGTTTCCTTCTCGGACTGGGAGAAGATAGATGCTGCTGAAGTGGCAAGAGGCAAAGCTGCTGGCAAACCCCGGGAGAAGATAGTGGATCCTcaggagatgctgcagctgaTCGGTCACTAA